Below is a window of Natronorubrum halophilum DNA.
CTCTGCGGGACTCGAAGTCCCAAGGTCGCCTGGGACAAGGGCGAGCAGATCCAGTCCATCCCGGACGCCATCGGCTCCGCGATGCGCCGATACCTCGAGAACGAGATCGACAAGCCGTACCCGAAACAGCAGACGCTCGAGGAGTCCGCCGACGCGGACACGGAAGTCGAGTACGACGATCACCAAACTGACGGCGGCGCTGCCGCCCGGAATGGGGCCAACGCGGACGACGACACCACCCAGGACCTCATCGACGCCGGCGAGTCGCCGGAGTGTCCCGACTGCGGCTCGATGACGCTGTACTTCTCCGAAGGCTGCAAGACGTGCGAGAGCTGTGGCTGGTCGGAGTGCTAATCGGGTAGTACCGGTGGATCGATAGCGGGGAATCCGTATTTTTGGTTCCGTTGGAATTCCGTTCTTCAGACCCATTTTCGCCCTGCAACAACTGGTCACTGAAGAGTGTTTACTGGTGGTGGAAATCCTGCCAGATACGGATGATCTTCGTAGCCTCGTGCAAGAGACAGGACGCATATCGGTCACGGGGCGAAGCTGGATTCGGCGTTCTGTACAGGGAACCAGTGTATCTCGCTGCGAATTAGCAAAACCGTTCAAAGGGGCTATATTCTCGCCATCTATTCGATACCGTATGAGAGTTGTTCTCGACTACGGTGGAGTTCTGGTTGATCATATCGACGAGCGAGAGCACGCCCACCTACTCGGAGTGTCTCCGAGTCAGGAACCGTACCCGGGTTGGTTGGCCTATTACCTCTTTCGAACAGGGCTTCTGAACAGTGAAGAGCAGTACGTCGAACTATTATCGACACTAACTGGAGCGACAGAAGAGAACTGCGTCGAGTATATTGACCGTACCTGGCTCAACCCTTACTTCCCAGAAGAGAACAAAGAGATTCTTGCTGAGTTAGCGTCCCAACACTCCCTCGTGTTGTTTAGCAATATGGCGAAGCCATGGATTGAAAAGGTACTTCAACGGCATAATGTTCGGGACGTATTCGATTCTTTGTTCGTTTCGAGTGAGCTGGAACGGCCGAAGCCCCATCCGAGAGGGTACCATCGTTGCATGGAAGGCATAGACGGTGAGATCGTTATGGTCAGCGACGAATTCAATGAAGATCTCCTGATGGCTCAGTGCTTCGGGATGACGACGATATGGCTCAAAAACGACAAGGAAGAACCATATCAGGAACCGGATTACACCATCGACGCCCTCGAGTCTCTCTATTCTATCCTTGAGAAGATACAGCGGAACTGTTGAAATACTATCTCTCTGATGGTTTTTCAGTAGCCGTGTTACAGACAGGGAAAGCAGTGATCGGTTGCTACTACCCAACCAGAGACCAGATTCCAGCTATAACGTCTACGGTCACCATAGCTGCTGTAAACCACACTAGACGGTTATCAGGAGCCGTATCGGGTGTGTGTGACGAGATGAATACATCATAGATCGTCCCTGCACTCATTCCAATTCCGCCAATTAAGAGAAACACTGGGAGAGAACGATACTACCAGAGACGATATTGGTGAGACCGATCCCTCCGAGGCTACCGCCACAGACGGCTACTGATGCACAGTAGAGATGTACCATGTTGATGGCTACAAATTTAAATTATAGTTAAATACCATCCGATGAGAGGATCTGACATGGCAACGGAAGCGAAACG
It encodes the following:
- a CDS encoding HAD family hydrolase: MRVVLDYGGVLVDHIDEREHAHLLGVSPSQEPYPGWLAYYLFRTGLLNSEEQYVELLSTLTGATEENCVEYIDRTWLNPYFPEENKEILAELASQHSLVLFSNMAKPWIEKVLQRHNVRDVFDSLFVSSELERPKPHPRGYHRCMEGIDGEIVMVSDEFNEDLLMAQCFGMTTIWLKNDKEEPYQEPDYTIDALESLYSILEKIQRNC